TACGGAAATCCATGGAAAATATGGTAGAGATTTTGTAAACTAAAATTTCCTTACTCCAACTTTGACAAAGTTAATAGATACAATTCATAATTATATCATCGTGTCCCAAGAAATTTTCCCCCTCGTTAATGAACAAGGCGAAACCGTTGGTTCTGCCACGCGTGAAGAGTGCCATTCCGGTAGCTTTTTGTTGCATCCGGTAGTGCATTTACACGTGTTCAACAGCAAAGGGGAACTTTTTCTGCAAAAACGGTCAGAAAATAAAGACGTTCAACCTGGGAAATGGGACACTTCCGTTGGCGGACACATCGATTTGAACGAAACAGTGGAAAATGCGTTGCGAAGAGAAGTACGGGAAGAATTGGGAATCACGGATTTTGAACCGCAATTTGTTTTTCGGTATGTTTTCCAAAGCAGTGTTGAACGAGAATTGGTAAATAGTTTCATTACCGTTTATGATGGTGAAATTCATCCAAATACATCGGAAATATCGGAGGGACGATTTTGGTCGTTGGAAGAAATCAAAGAAAACATCGGGAAAAATATATTTACACCCAATTTTGAAAGCGAATTTAAAAAATTAAACCTCACTCCTTAGGAGAGAGGCTTCTAAATATATGCTTGAAAAAATTAAGAAATACTACTTTAACTAAAAACAAGGTAGGTTATTACATTAAAATGCACTTATTTTGAAATAATTTTAAAATAAAAAAGACAAATCTTGAAAAAAGATTTGTCTTTTCATTTATTATTTTAAGAAGTACTTTTTTACTCTCCTTTTTCTTCAACCGGAGCTTCCGCTTTGGGTTCTTCTACTTTTGGAGCTTCTTCTTTTTTAACAGCTTCCGCTTTTGGCGCTTTTGCTTTTTCTGCTACAGGAGCAGTTGCATCAGCCTTTTTAGAAGAACGACGTGTACGGCTTGATTTTTTAGCTGCTTTTTCTTTCAGCATATTTTCGTTGTAGTCAACAAGTTCAATAATACACATTTCAGCATTGTCTCCTAAACGAAAACCTGTACGAAGAATACGTGTATAACCTCCGGGACGGTCTGCAATTTTCACTGCAACATCGCGGAAAAGTTCCGTAACAGCTTCTTTGTTTTGCAAATAGCTGAATACAGTACGGCGTGAATGAGTTGTATCTTCTTTTGCTTTAGTTAAAAGCGGTTCTACATATACACGAAGCGCTTTTGCTTTTGCAAGCGTAGTAGTAATACGTTTATGGCGGATAAGTGAAATTGCCATATTAGCCAGCATCGCTTGGCGATGTGATGCCGTACGACCCAAATGATTAAATTTTTTATTATGTCTCATTTTTCTTTACTCTTTATCTAATTTGTATTTGCTCACATCCATTCCAAAATTCAGATGCAATTCTTCTAACTTATCTTCCAATTCCGTCAACGATTTTTTACCAAAGTTGCGGAATTTAAGCAAATCATGACGATGATTTGCAACCAATTCGCCTAAAGTGTAAACATCGGCTGCTTTCAAGCAGTTTAATGCGCGCACCGAAAGTTCAAGGTCGGTAAGTTTAGTTTTTAATAATTGACGCATATGCAGTATNTCNTCATCAAATTCTTCTACNTTATCTCCTTCCGGAACTTCAAGCGAAATTTTTTCGTCAGAGAATAACATAAAGTGATGAATCAAAATTTTTGCNGCTTCTTTCAATGCTTCTTTCGGATGAATTGAACCGTCAGTATCTATTTCTATCACCAATTTTTCGTAATCGGTAACTTGTTCTACACGATAATTTTCGATAGAATATTTTACATTACGAATTGGTGTATAGATTGCGTCAATAGGAATAACTCCAATTTCTGCATTGTGTACTTTATTTTCATCTGAAGGAACATAACCGCGTCCTTTATTGATAGTAATGTCAATTGTGAAACTTGCGGATGAGTCAAGTGTACAAATAATCAATTCCGGATTTAATACTTCAAAACCGGTCAGATATTTTCCTAAATCGCCTGCCTTGAATTCTGTAGTTCCTTTTACTGATATTGTTACTTTTTCATTTTCAATTTCTTCTACTATTTGTTTGAAACGCACTTGTTTCAAATTCAAAATAATATTGGTAACATCGTCTAACACTCCCGGAATAGTGGAATATTCATGATCAATGCCTTCTATTTTGATAGAAGTAATTGCAAAACCTTCAAGCGAAGAAAGAAGTATCCGGCGTAAAGCATTACCAATTGTAATACCGTAACCCGGTTCTAACGGACGAAATTCAAATTTACCTTTGAAATCATCGGCTTCCAACATAATAACTTTATCGGGTTTTTGAAATGCTAATATTGCCATATCTTCATTTATTATTTAGAGTACAACTCTACGATTAATTGTTCTTTAATTGTTTCCGGAATATCTTCGCGTTCCGGTATGTGAAGGAATACACCCGACATAGATGCTTCAGTCCATTCAATCCAAGGATATTTGCTGTGATTAAAACCTGCCAATGAGTTTGTAATAACTTCCATTGATTTGTCTTTTTCGCGTACAGCGATTACTTGTCCCGGACGTACGTGATACGAAGGAATATTTACAACTTTTCCATCTACTGTAATATGACGATGGCTTACAAGNTGACGCGCGCCTGCACGAGTAGGCGACATTCCTAANCGATAAACCACGTTGTCTAAACGAGATTCCAACAACTGCATCAGGATAACCCCTGTAATACCTTTTGTACGTTTTGCTTTTTCATACAAATTACGGAATTGTTTTTCCAACACACCGTAAGTGTATTTTGCTTTTTGTTTTTCACGCAACTGAATACCGTATTCCGATGTTTTTCTGCGACGTGAGTTCCCGTGTTGTCCCGGAGGATAATTTTTCTTCGACAATACTTTGTCAGGTCCGAAAATTGCTTCTCCAAACTTACGGGCAATTTTAGTTTTTGGTCCAGTATATCTTGCCATTTTTTATTTGATAAAATTTTTATTGTTGATATTATTCAACTTCTTTTTTCTAATCATTTCTAAAATGTAACAGCCGCAATTGCAGAGAGGTTTAATTTTGCAATCCAAATCACATTCAAAATTTTCAAAAACAAGAAGTTATTCAAAGANTTTTTTTAATTATCAATTATCAATTGTAAATTAAATTTACACTCTTCTACGTTTAGGAGGACGACATCCGTTGTGTGGAAGTGGAGTAACGTCAACAATTTCAGTTACTTCAATACCTGCACCGTGTACGGTACGAATAGCAGATTCGCGTCCATTACCTGGACCTTTTACATACGCTTTCACTTTGCGTAATCCTAAATCAAAAGCCACTTTGGCACAATCTTGAGCTGCCATTTGTGCAGCATAAGGAGTGTTTTTCTTTGAGCCACGGAACCCCATTTTACCTGCCGACGACCAAGAAATTACTTGTCCTTCGGAGTTTGCAAGAGTTACAATAATATTGTTAAATGAAGAGTGAACGTGTAATTGACCTACACCATCTACTTTTACCACTCTTTTCTTGGCTGCAACTGTTTTCTTTGCCATACTATTTTTCTAAATTATTTAGCTTCTAAAATTCGCTAACAGTTAAACCTTATTTAGTTGCTTTTTTCTTGTTAGCAACTGTTTTCTTTTTACCTTTACGTGTACGAGCGTTGTTTTTCGTACTTTGTCCTCTCAACGGCAGACCGATACGGTGGCGAATNCCACGGTAACAACCAATGTCCATCAATCGCTTGATGTTCAATTGTACTTCTGAACGCAAATCACCTTCTACTTTGTAACTTGCACCGATGATTTCACGGATTTTAGCAGCTTGGTCGTCAGTCCAATCTTTGACTTTGATGTTGATATCAACACCCGCTGATTCTAAAATCTTTTTTGCACTACTGCGACCTATTCCGTAGATATAAGTCAATCCGACTTCCCCTCTCTTGTTTTGGGGTAAATCTACTCCGACAATTCTTATAGCCATAAACTAATTTTATTAATTAATTTTTTAACCCTGACGTTGTTTAAACTTAGGATTTTTTTTGTTAATAACGTATAAGCGTCCTTTTCTACGCACAATTTTACAATCGGGCGTACGCTTTTTTAATGATGCTCTTACTTTCATATTGTATTTTTTGATATCAGACTTCAAATTTCAAATTTCAGATGTTTTTTTCAATCTGTTATCTGCTATTTGTTGTCTATTAGTCTTTATTTCTATTTATATCTAAAAGATATTCTTCCTTTTGACAAATCATAAGGCGACATTTCTACTTTTACTTTATCGCCCGGTAAAATTTTGATATAGTGCATACGCATTTTCCCGGAAATATGAGCTGTAATTACGTGTCCGTTTTCCAGTTCAACCCGAAACATTGCATTTGATAATGCTTCAATTATTGTTCCGTCTTGCTCTATTGCTGTTTGTTTTGCCATAAAATTAAATTGCTTTATCTCCTAAAACTTGTTCTATATATTCAAAACTTGAGAGTATATCTGCTTTTCCGCGTCTGATAGCAACCGAATGTTCAAAATGTGCAGATGGTTTTCTATCCTGAGTTCGGGTAGTCCAGCCGTCTTTTTCAAACACTAAATAACGTGTTCCCATATTGATCATAGGTTCAATCGCAATTGTCATCCCTGCTTTCAACATTGTTCCGTTACCTTTTCTACCATAATTAGGCACTTCCGGCAACTCATGAAGATTACGTCCAACTCCGTGTCCTATCATTTCACGAACCACAGAATATCCTCTTTCTTCACAATATTGTTGGATAACAGCTCCTACATCACCTAACCGTTTTCCTTCATACGCTTGCTCAATACCTTTGTAGAGCGATTCTTTTGTAGTGCGAAGCAATGCTTTAACTTCAGGATCAACTTCACCTACACAAAACGTATAGGCGGAATCTCCGTGAAAGCCATCTTTATACACACCACAATCTACTGAAATAATGTCTCCTTCTTTCAAAACAACTTTATCAGAAGGAATACCGTGAACAACTTGTTCATTGACTGAAGTACAGATAGAATTTGGATAACCATTATATCCTAAAAAACCCGGAACTCCACCATTATCTCTAATAAATTCATCTGCTCTCTTATCCAATTGAAGAGTCGTTACTCCCGGAGCAATAATTTTAGCTAATTCAGCCAATGTTTTGGCTACAATCTGGTTGCTGTTTCGCAACAATTCTATTTCCTCGTCCGATTTAAGAAAAATCATTCGTATACAAGATTTAGTATGCTGATACTCCCCCTGTGCGTCCTTTTATTCTTCCTGATTTTAATAAACCATCGTAGTGACGCATCAATAAGTGGCTTTC
The genomic region above belongs to uncultured Paludibacter sp. and contains:
- a CDS encoding Mutator mutT protein, with the translated sequence MTKLIDTIHNYIIVSQEIFPLVNEQGETVGSATREECHSGSFLLHPVVHLHVFNSKGELFLQKRSENKDVQPGKWDTSVGGHIDLNETVENALRREVREELGITDFEPQFVFRYVFQSSVERELVNSFITVYDGEIHPNTSEISEGRFWSLEEIKENIGKNIFTPNFESEFKKLNLTP
- the rplQ gene encoding 50S ribosomal protein L17, whose protein sequence is MRHNKKFNHLGRTASHRQAMLANMAISLIRHKRITTTLAKAKALRVYVEPLLTKAKEDTTHSRRTVFSYLQNKEAVTELFRDVAVKIADRPGGYTRILRTGFRLGDNAEMCIIELVDYNENMLKEKAAKKSSRTRRSSKKADATAPVAEKAKAPKAEAVKKEEAPKVEEPKAEAPVEEKGE
- the rpoA gene encoding DNA-directed RNA polymerase subunit alpha, giving the protein MAILAFQKPDKVIMLEADDFKGKFEFRPLEPGYGITIGNALRRILLSSLEGFAITSIKIEGIDHEYSTIPGVLDDVTNIILNLKQVRFKQIVEEIENEKVTISVKGTTEFKAGDLGKYLTGFEVLNPELIICTLDSSASFTIDITINKGRGYVPSDENKVHNAEIGVIPIDAIYTPIRNVKYSIENYRVEQVTDYEKLVIEIDTDGSIHPKEALKEAAKILIHHFMLFSDEKISLEVPEGDXVEEFDXXILHMRQLLKTKLTDLELSVRALNCLKAADVYTLGELVANHRHDLLKFRNFGKKSLTELEDKLEELHLNFGMDVSKYKLDKE
- the rpsD gene encoding 30S ribosomal subunit protein S4 (Evidence 2a : Function from experimental evidences in other organisms; PubMedId : 10094780, 1100394, 11018284, 11447122, 12244297, 12809609, 2461734, 2477554, 2989779, 3309351, 387752, 4587210, 7556101, 7559430, 9716382; Product type s : structure), which encodes MARYTGPKTKIARKFGEAIFGPDKVLSKKNYPPGQHGNSRRRKTSEYGIQLREKQKAKYTYGVLEKQFRNLYEKAKRTKGITGVILMQLLESRLDNVVYRLGMSPTRAGARXLVSHRHITVDGKVVNIPSYHVRPGQVIAVREKDKSMEVITNSLAGFNHSKYPWIEWTEASMSGVFLHIPEREDIPETIKEQLIVELYSK
- the rpsK gene encoding 30S ribosomal subunit protein S11 (Evidence 2a : Function from experimental evidences in other organisms; PubMedId : 10094780, 11684020, 12244297, 12809609, 2989779, 6349681, 7000779, 7007074, 7020604; Product type s : structure), whose product is MAKKTVAAKKRVVKVDGVGQLHVHSSFNNIIVTLANSEGQVISWSSAGKMGFRGSKKNTPYAAQMAAQDCAKVAFDLGLRKVKAYVKGPGNGRESAIRTVHGAGIEVTEIVDVTPLPHNGCRPPKRRRV
- the rpsM gene encoding 30S ribosomal subunit protein S13 (Evidence 2a : Function from experimental evidences in other organisms; PubMedId : 10094780, 12244297, 12809609, 2989779, 3279034, 330375, 6154696, 6793240, 8193163, 9226267; Product type s : structure), with protein sequence MAIRIVGVDLPQNKRGEVGLTYIYGIGRSSAKKILESAGVDINIKVKDWTDDQAAKIREIIGASYKVEGDLRSEVQLNIKRLMDIGCYRGIRHRIGLPLRGQSTKNNARTRKGKKKTVANKKKATK
- a CDS encoding putative ribosome maturation protein (Evidence 3 : Putative function from multiple computational evidences; Product type s : structure), whose translation is MKVRASLKKRTPDCKIVRRKGRLYVINKKNPKFKQRQG
- the infA gene encoding translation initiation factor IF-1 (Evidence 2a : Function from experimental evidences in other organisms; PubMedId : 3037488, 376343, 8331068, 9135158, 9868784; Product type f : factor), producing the protein MAKQTAIEQDGTIIEALSNAMFRVELENGHVITAHISGKMRMHYIKILPGDKVKVEMSPYDLSKGRISFRYK
- the map gene encoding Methionine aminopeptidase; the encoded protein is MIFLKSDEEIELLRNSNQIVAKTLAELAKIIAPGVTTLQLDKRADEFIRDNGGVPGFLGYNGYPNSICTSVNEQVVHGIPSDKVVLKEGDIISVDCGVYKDGFHGDSAYTFCVGEVDPEVKALLRTTKESLYKGIEQAYEGKRLGDVGAVIQQYCEERGYSVVREMIGHGVGRNLHELPEVPNYGRKGNGTMLKAGMTIAIEPMINMGTRYLVFEKDGWTTRTQDRKPSAHFEHSVAIRRGKADILSSFEYIEQVLGDKAI